The following are encoded together in the Astyanax mexicanus isolate ESR-SI-001 chromosome 8, AstMex3_surface, whole genome shotgun sequence genome:
- the LOC111191210 gene encoding C-C motif chemokine 3-like — protein sequence MRFWSGSLLLGLLIVLNLQSCVEGQHGAKGPKTCCFSFYQKRIPARNIVNYEETDFGCPKPALIFITRKGKRVCVNPKLGWVQRVRGKIDWKPVESSN from the exons atGAGGTTCTGGAGTGGTTCTCTCCTCCTGGGTCTGCTGATCGTCCTCAACCTTCAGTCCTGTGTGGAGGGACAAC ATGGGGCTAAAGGACCAAAAACATGCTGTTTCAGTTTCTATCAGAAACGAATCCCTGCAAGAAATATTGTGAATTATGAAGAAACGGACTTTGGCTGCCCAAAACCTGCACTGAT TTTTATCACTCGGAAGGGTAAACgtgtgtgtgtaaacccgaaACTGGGCTGGGTGCAGCGAGTCAGGGGGAAGATCGATTGGAAACCTGTGGAAAGTTCCAACTGA
- the LOC125803923 gene encoding C-C motif chemokine 18-like — MKFWSGSLLLGLLVVLYLQSCVEGEHAKGMNVCCTSFYQRQIPAGRIVSYEETSLGCTRPGLIFVVRNGKRVCVNPNLGWVQRVRGEIDWKSVDNSTDPTE, encoded by the exons ATGAAGTTCTGGAGTGGTTCTCTCCTGCTGGGTCTGCTGGTCGTCCTCTACCTTCAGTCCTGTGTGGAGGGAGAAC ATGCAAAAGGAATGAATGTATGCTGTACCAGTTTCTATCAGAGACAAATCCCTGCAGGACGCATTGTGAGTTATGAAGAAACAAGTTTAGGTTGTACAAGACCTGGACTGAT TTTTGTCGTACGGAACGGTAAACGTGTGTGTGTAAACCCAAATCTGGGCTGGGTGCAGCGAGTCAGGGGGGAGATCGATTGGAAATCTGTGGACAATTCAACTGATCCGACTGAATGA
- the LOC125803924 gene encoding C-C motif chemokine 3-like gives MRFWGGSLLLGLLIVLNLQSCVEGSYGAKGLGTCCFSLYPKRIPARNIVNYEETDFGCPKPALIFILRKGNRVCVNPSLNWVQRVRGKIDWKPVESSN, from the exons ATGAGGTTCTGGGGTGGTTCTCTCCTCCTGGGTCTGCTGATCGTCCTCAACCTTCAGTCCTGTGTGGAGGGAAGCT ATGGGGCTAAAGGATTAGGAACATGCTGTTTCAGTCTCTATCCGAAACGAATCCCTGCAAGAAATATTGTGAATTATGAAGAAACGGACTTTGGCTGCCCAAAACCTGCACTGAT TTTTATCTTACGGAAGGGTAACCGTGTGTGTGTAAACCCAAGTCTGAACTGGGTGCAGCGAGTCAGGGGGAAGATCGATTGGAAACCTGTGGAAAGTTCCAACTGA